A section of the Clostridium felsineum DSM 794 genome encodes:
- the ppk1 gene encoding polyphosphate kinase 1 — MKTFESKNFISRELSWLEFNKRVFDESKDKNNPLIERIYFLSITSSNLDEFFMTRVSALINRLNGRNNRFNANVNKTIKLLKVIRRRVELIIYKEYKCFNKLTEKLEKEKILIVKPEALNNKEKTYISSYYNRKIISLITPIAIENNKHFPFLNNKALNLAFLVEKENKALVFATLQLPLSVSRLVKFPNKNKFILLEDVIKMFSSELFKGYKILSISAYRITRNADLKLDKEVGEDLLETIEHSIKRRKRGEIIRIEVEENMDKRLLKKLKEYLKIDKQYIYKISGPIDLTFLNIITNIKGYGYLRYPKFEPKKVKEFEGKNIFKVIQEKDVLLSHPYQRFQYIVDFLKEAANDPKVCTIKQTLYRVSEKSPIIEALIEAAENGKEVLVIMELKARFDERNNIICAKRLENAGCHVIYGLVGLKIHGKLLIVVRREGSRIKRYVHMATGNYNETTANFYTDLGLFTSKDSITKDVLSIFNMLSGCSKIVNLNKLFLAPINMKKKFIDLINEEIISAKEGKNARIIVKINSLEDKEIIEKLYEASVSGVKIDLIVRGICCLRPNYGKISKNINVISIVGRFLEHSRIFYFYNGNKEKVYLSSADWMTRNLDRRIEILFPIEDKKIKLIIKNQLKIYLMDNVNARRLKSNGTYEKINSNNIIIDSQKYFQK, encoded by the coding sequence ATGAAAACTTTTGAAAGTAAAAATTTTATAAGTAGGGAACTTAGCTGGCTAGAGTTTAATAAAAGAGTGTTTGACGAGTCGAAGGATAAAAATAATCCACTAATAGAAAGGATTTATTTTCTATCAATAACTAGTTCTAATTTAGATGAATTTTTCATGACAAGGGTATCAGCTTTAATTAATAGACTAAATGGTAGAAATAATAGATTTAATGCTAATGTAAATAAAACAATAAAATTGCTTAAAGTAATAAGAAGAAGAGTTGAACTTATAATTTATAAAGAATATAAATGTTTTAATAAGCTTACTGAAAAACTGGAAAAGGAAAAGATTTTAATTGTGAAGCCGGAAGCTTTAAATAATAAAGAAAAAACATACATAAGTAGTTATTATAATAGGAAAATAATATCATTAATAACTCCAATAGCAATTGAAAATAATAAACATTTTCCATTTTTAAATAATAAGGCTCTTAATTTAGCGTTCTTAGTTGAGAAAGAAAATAAAGCTTTAGTATTTGCCACATTACAGCTTCCTTTGTCAGTATCGAGGCTTGTAAAATTTCCTAATAAAAATAAATTTATTCTTTTAGAAGATGTTATAAAGATGTTTTCTTCTGAATTATTTAAGGGGTATAAAATTTTAAGTATAAGTGCTTATAGAATAACTAGAAACGCAGACTTAAAGCTGGATAAAGAGGTAGGTGAAGATTTACTTGAAACTATTGAACATTCTATAAAAAGAAGAAAAAGGGGAGAAATTATAAGGATAGAAGTAGAGGAAAATATGGATAAAAGGCTTCTTAAGAAATTAAAGGAGTATTTAAAGATAGATAAGCAGTATATATATAAAATCTCTGGACCTATAGATTTGACATTTTTGAATATCATTACAAATATCAAAGGATATGGTTATTTAAGATATCCTAAATTTGAGCCTAAAAAGGTTAAAGAATTTGAAGGTAAAAATATTTTTAAGGTTATACAAGAAAAGGATGTGCTTTTATCTCATCCATATCAGAGATTTCAATATATAGTAGATTTCCTAAAGGAGGCAGCAAATGATCCTAAGGTATGTACTATAAAACAAACGCTTTACAGAGTAAGTGAGAAGTCACCAATTATAGAAGCATTAATAGAAGCAGCAGAAAATGGCAAAGAAGTACTGGTTATTATGGAATTAAAGGCAAGATTTGATGAACGAAACAATATAATTTGTGCAAAAAGGCTTGAAAATGCTGGGTGTCATGTTATATATGGTCTTGTGGGTTTGAAAATTCATGGGAAGCTTTTAATTGTGGTAAGACGAGAAGGAAGTAGAATTAAAAGATATGTTCATATGGCAACAGGAAATTATAATGAGACTACAGCTAATTTTTATACGGATTTAGGGCTATTTACATCAAAGGATTCTATTACAAAGGATGTTTTATCAATTTTTAATATGCTTTCAGGATGTTCTAAAATAGTCAATTTAAATAAACTATTTTTAGCACCCATTAATATGAAAAAGAAATTTATAGATTTAATCAATGAGGAAATTATAAGTGCTAAAGAAGGTAAAAATGCTAGAATTATAGTTAAAATAAATTCACTTGAGGATAAGGAAATAATAGAAAAGCTTTATGAAGCTTCAGTGAGTGGTGTGAAAATAGATTTAATAGTAAGAGGTATATGCTGTTTAAGACCTAATTATGGTAAAATAAGCAAGAACATAAATGTTATAAGTATAGTTGGAAGATTTTTGGAACACAGTAGGATATTTTATTTTTATAATGGGAATAAGGAGAAAGTATATCTTTCAAGTGCAGATTGGATGACGAGAAATTTAGATAGGAGAATTGAGATATTATTCCCTATAGAGGATAAGAAAATAAAGTTAATTATAAAGAATCAACTTAAAATATATTTAATGGATAATGTAAATGCAAGAAGGTTAAAGAGTAATGGAACTTATGAGAAAATAAATAGTAATAATATTATTATAGATTCTCAGAAATATTTTCAAAAGTAA
- the ppx gene encoding exopolyphosphatase: MIILKHIGIIDIGSNSVRLLFIELTSKNSFKILTELKEYVRLGAGFDSNGNITTEKIAELLEILNLYKNFCDKFENSELIITATEAFRKAKNRNSIAKKIKDTLSLNIRILSGKEEAYYDYFSAINTLDIKDALVMDIGGASTELIWIKDRTLKECVSLHFGALTLTEKFKLKNSIDSKQEELLKKFLLESFKDIPWIKDISTSTLIGIGGSIRNLGKISRRNENYPFDLIHNYIMSSKSAEDIYNEVKDKSTEQRKKIKGLSKNRADIFTGAACAVSSLVKLTKIKKIIICRNGLREGLLLSNLFNDEPIENILDFSINNILLNNNANIKHSLHVYKLTKLLFSALKTIHRIDASFDKVIKTAAMLHDVGINISFYYNHRHSSYIILNSYLFGISHKERIISACIAIYQRSENLDSILEEYNSILEKEDIYAIKIIGVLLRIAANLDKDLSGSIYDLNCQIDNDIVIIKTISDSSSTFLIKEAMVSSSLFKAAFNKSLYIV, encoded by the coding sequence GTGATAATATTGAAGCATATTGGAATAATTGATATAGGATCAAATTCCGTACGACTTTTGTTTATAGAACTTACAAGCAAAAATTCCTTTAAAATTCTAACTGAACTTAAAGAATATGTACGACTTGGTGCAGGCTTTGATTCTAACGGAAATATTACTACTGAAAAAATAGCTGAACTACTTGAAATTTTAAATTTATATAAGAATTTTTGTGATAAATTTGAAAATAGTGAACTTATTATAACTGCTACTGAAGCCTTTAGAAAAGCCAAAAATAGAAACTCCATAGCAAAAAAAATTAAAGATACCCTATCTCTAAATATAAGAATTCTATCTGGCAAAGAAGAAGCATATTACGATTATTTCTCTGCAATAAATACCTTGGATATTAAGGATGCTCTTGTAATGGATATTGGAGGAGCAAGTACAGAACTTATATGGATAAAAGACAGAACTTTAAAAGAATGCGTAAGTCTTCATTTTGGAGCCTTGACTTTAACTGAAAAATTCAAACTTAAGAACTCTATAGATTCAAAGCAAGAAGAACTTCTAAAAAAGTTTTTATTAGAAAGCTTTAAAGATATTCCATGGATTAAAGATATTTCTACTTCTACATTAATAGGAATAGGTGGAAGCATTCGAAATCTAGGCAAAATTTCCAGAAGAAATGAAAACTATCCCTTCGATTTAATACATAATTACATCATGTCTTCAAAGTCAGCTGAAGATATTTATAATGAGGTAAAGGACAAATCCACTGAGCAGCGAAAAAAAATAAAGGGATTATCTAAAAACAGAGCTGATATTTTCACTGGTGCTGCTTGTGCAGTTTCATCACTAGTAAAGTTAACCAAAATCAAAAAAATCATAATTTGTAGAAATGGTTTAAGAGAAGGGCTATTATTGTCAAATTTATTTAATGACGAGCCAATAGAAAATATTCTTGATTTTTCAATAAACAACATACTGCTTAATAATAATGCCAATATTAAACACAGCTTACATGTATATAAGCTTACAAAGCTTCTTTTTTCAGCCTTAAAAACTATACATAGAATAGATGCTTCCTTTGATAAAGTCATAAAAACAGCTGCTATGCTTCATGATGTAGGAATTAATATCTCTTTCTACTATAATCATAGACATTCTTCATATATAATTCTAAACTCTTACCTCTTTGGAATCTCTCACAAGGAACGTATCATAAGTGCTTGTATTGCCATTTATCAAAGAAGTGAAAACTTAGACTCAATTTTAGAAGAATATAACAGTATACTTGAAAAAGAAGACATCTACGCAATAAAAATTATTGGAGTACTTTTAAGAATTGCTGCAAATCTAGATAAAGATTTATCTGGCTCTATTTATGATTTAAACTGCCAAATAGATAATGATATTGTTATAATAAAAACTATTTCCGACAGTTCATCAACCTTTTTAATTAAAGAAGCTATGGTAAGTTCATCTCTCTTTAAAGCTGCCTTTAATAAATCACTTTATATAGTGTAA
- a CDS encoding ABC transporter substrate-binding protein has translation MRKTCFKFLLLFTLILCITSVGCSKSTDTSLINVKLNEVTRSIFYAPMYVAIKNGYFKQNGINLDLSTGQGADKTMQDVLSKSADIGFCGPEQVIYIYNKHRKDYPIIFAKLTQKDGSFLVGRHKEKSFTWKSLKGKTIIGGRPGGVPEMAFEYALKNNGLKPGKDVNIITNISLSSVGGAFKGGTGDYATLFEPTGSLLEQNKSGYINASVGIASGSLPYTCFFTTKSYMDKNPKVLQGFTNAIYKGQLWMNKHSDKETASLIKSFFPGSDINVIENSIKNYKSIGAYASDPILKKEEMDRLMTIIQGYDKTIIKTRPPFNTITNETFAKEAVKKVK, from the coding sequence ATGAGAAAAACTTGTTTTAAATTTTTACTATTGTTTACTTTAATATTATGTATCACTTCTGTAGGTTGTTCAAAATCTACTGACACCTCATTAATTAATGTAAAACTAAATGAAGTTACTCGTTCAATTTTCTATGCTCCCATGTATGTTGCTATAAAAAATGGTTACTTTAAGCAAAACGGAATAAACCTTGATCTTTCTACTGGTCAGGGTGCTGATAAAACTATGCAAGATGTTTTAAGTAAAAGTGCCGATATAGGTTTTTGTGGTCCTGAACAAGTTATATATATTTACAACAAACATAGAAAAGATTATCCTATAATTTTCGCTAAACTTACGCAAAAGGATGGTTCATTTCTTGTTGGCAGACATAAAGAAAAATCATTTACTTGGAAATCCCTAAAAGGCAAAACAATAATAGGGGGTAGACCTGGGGGTGTTCCTGAAATGGCTTTTGAATATGCTCTTAAAAATAATGGACTTAAACCAGGTAAGGATGTAAATATAATAACTAATATAAGTCTTTCCTCTGTAGGTGGAGCATTTAAAGGTGGTACTGGTGACTATGCTACGTTATTTGAACCTACTGGAAGTCTTCTTGAACAAAATAAGTCAGGATATATAAATGCATCCGTCGGTATTGCATCAGGTTCACTACCATATACTTGCTTCTTCACCACAAAATCTTACATGGATAAAAATCCAAAAGTATTACAAGGCTTTACTAATGCTATTTACAAAGGACAGCTTTGGATGAACAAACATTCAGACAAAGAAACTGCTTCTCTTATAAAATCATTTTTTCCTGGAAGCGACATTAATGTAATAGAAAATTCCATAAAAAATTATAAAAGTATTGGTGCTTATGCATCAGATCCAATCTTAAAAAAAGAAGAAATGGATAGACTTATGACAATAATTCAAGGTTATGATAAAACTATCATAAAGACTAGACCTCCATTTAATACCATAACAAATGAAACTTTTGCAAAAGAAGCTGTAAAAAAAGTAAAGTAA
- a CDS encoding ABC transporter ATP-binding protein yields the protein MDKVYVKNVSVNYHSVKTETNALKNISFKINDGDFVSIVGPSGCGKSTLLNIIAGLFPPSSGEVFIDSSLVKGVSPKIGYMFQKDNLFQWLNVWDNISLGLKIKKELNAKTTDKIEQLLEKYDLKDFKNHHPNELSGGMRQRVALIRTLVLDPEVLLLDEPFSALDYQTRLNVGSEICEIIKTEGKTAIMVTHDIAEAVSISKRILVLSKRPAELKKDISINLPDISPVKRRECTDFPLYFNSVWKEMDINEG from the coding sequence ATGGATAAAGTTTATGTAAAAAATGTATCTGTAAATTATCATTCAGTAAAAACAGAAACAAACGCTCTAAAAAATATAAGTTTTAAAATAAATGATGGTGATTTTGTAAGCATTGTAGGGCCTTCTGGTTGTGGAAAATCAACTCTTTTAAACATAATAGCAGGACTTTTCCCTCCATCAAGTGGTGAAGTTTTTATAGATAGTTCTCTTGTTAAAGGGGTGTCTCCAAAAATAGGCTACATGTTTCAAAAGGATAATTTATTTCAGTGGCTTAATGTATGGGATAATATATCTTTGGGGCTTAAAATAAAAAAAGAGTTGAATGCAAAAACCACAGATAAAATAGAACAACTTCTTGAAAAGTACGATCTTAAAGACTTTAAAAATCATCATCCAAATGAATTATCTGGTGGAATGCGTCAGAGGGTTGCACTTATAAGGACACTGGTTTTAGATCCTGAAGTTCTTCTTCTAGACGAGCCTTTTTCTGCTTTAGATTATCAAACACGCTTAAATGTTGGAAGTGAAATATGTGAAATAATCAAAACAGAGGGAAAAACAGCAATAATGGTAACTCATGATATTGCAGAAGCTGTTTCAATTTCTAAAAGAATACTAGTACTTTCAAAACGACCTGCAGAATTAAAAAAAGATATTTCCATAAATCTTCCTGATATTTCTCCTGTAAAGAGACGTGAATGTACTGATTTTCCACTTTACTTCAATAGCGTTTGGAAGGAGATGGATATCAATGAAGGTTAG
- a CDS encoding ABC transporter permease translates to MKVSIEHEKYIKSLNRQRHKITLTRILILIFIFVLWEIAGDLNIVDPFLISTPSRMLESFIKIYAEGTLFTHIGITCFETVIGFLLSTIIGTFIAILLWWSDFASKVLDPYLVVLNSLPKVALAPIIIFWVGNGIKAIILIAVLISIVVTIISVLNSFKEVDEEKIKLMKTFGASKFQILKNLIIPSSIPTLMSALKINVGLSWVGVIMGEFLVAKQGLGFLIVYGGQISELDMVMMSIILLSILAYLMYIAVAILEKKLKRKF, encoded by the coding sequence ATGAAGGTTAGTATAGAACATGAAAAATATATAAAAAGTTTAAATAGACAAAGACATAAAATTACTTTAACTAGAATTCTCATATTAATATTTATTTTTGTTTTATGGGAAATTGCTGGTGACTTAAATATAGTAGATCCTTTTCTAATAAGTACTCCTTCTAGAATGCTTGAAAGTTTTATAAAAATATATGCAGAAGGAACTTTATTTACTCATATAGGTATAACCTGTTTTGAAACTGTAATTGGATTTTTATTAAGTACAATTATCGGAACTTTTATAGCAATACTTTTATGGTGGTCAGATTTTGCTTCAAAGGTTCTTGATCCTTATCTTGTTGTTCTTAATTCATTACCTAAGGTTGCACTAGCTCCAATAATAATATTTTGGGTAGGTAATGGAATAAAAGCAATAATCTTAATTGCAGTTTTAATTTCTATAGTTGTAACCATAATAAGCGTTTTAAATAGCTTCAAGGAAGTTGATGAAGAAAAAATCAAACTTATGAAAACCTTTGGAGCTAGTAAATTTCAAATACTAAAAAATCTAATAATACCTTCTTCAATTCCTACCCTTATGTCAGCTTTAAAAATAAATGTTGGTCTATCATGGGTTGGGGTTATAATGGGAGAATTCTTAGTTGCAAAACAAGGTCTTGGTTTTCTAATTGTATATGGTGGACAAATTTCCGAATTAGATATGGTTATGATGAGTATAATACTTTTATCTATCTTAGCTTATTTAATGTATATAGCTGTAGCTATTTTAGAAAAAAAATTAAAAAGAAAATTCTAA
- a CDS encoding HEAT repeat domain-containing protein gives MEKYFNKLDEIEEKEEFNEYDFEILRYFSRNPDSEIRCRVAEVLAYQNIKASEEILLMLLEDKDELVRTNACESICSSTSKEVVEFLKHKVVEDKSYLVRGYAAMAISEIAVKIGYDIKEFLIKALENEKVKWVKINFYRALYVIGEEEYLKLLMKDLDDEYYGIRCAVVNILSELASKENFEIIIETLKNRLKVEDNISVRTEIEEFIALERAVKNHKRTPMKTK, from the coding sequence ATGGAAAAGTACTTTAATAAATTGGATGAAATTGAAGAAAAAGAAGAATTTAATGAATATGATTTTGAGATTTTAAGATATTTTTCAAGAAATCCTGACAGTGAAATAAGGTGTAGAGTGGCTGAAGTTTTGGCATATCAAAATATTAAAGCTAGTGAAGAGATATTACTTATGCTATTAGAGGACAAAGATGAGTTAGTTAGAACTAATGCATGTGAGTCTATATGTAGTAGTACTTCAAAAGAGGTTGTGGAATTTTTAAAGCATAAAGTAGTAGAAGACAAAAGCTACTTGGTAAGAGGATATGCAGCAATGGCAATATCAGAGATTGCAGTGAAAATAGGCTATGATATAAAGGAATTCCTTATAAAAGCACTTGAAAATGAAAAAGTTAAATGGGTTAAAATTAATTTTTATAGAGCACTATATGTTATAGGTGAAGAGGAATATTTAAAATTATTAATGAAGGATTTAGATGACGAATACTATGGAATTAGATGTGCAGTTGTAAATATATTAAGTGAACTTGCATCAAAAGAAAACTTTGAAATAATAATAGAAACCTTAAAAAATAGGCTTAAGGTTGAGGATAATATTTCAGTTAGAACAGAAATAGAAGAATTTATAGCTTTAGAACGTGCAGTTAAAAATCATAAGAGAACACCAATGAAGACAAAATAA
- a CDS encoding CidA/LrgA family protein: MKYLKQLTIILGAYFLGVIIQLLFNLPIPGTVLGLILLFFALYTKIIKVEMIEDICDVLISHMSFFFVPAGVGLITSFGILKGKWLKLMTIVIMSTILVWVVTAYVVNFLRKVLTRE, from the coding sequence GTGAAATACTTAAAACAGTTAACGATTATTCTAGGGGCATATTTTCTCGGGGTAATAATCCAATTATTGTTTAATCTTCCTATACCAGGAACTGTTTTAGGCCTTATTTTATTATTTTTTGCTCTATACACAAAAATAATAAAAGTAGAAATGATTGAAGATATATGTGATGTTCTAATATCTCATATGTCATTTTTCTTTGTTCCTGCTGGAGTAGGTCTTATAACATCCTTCGGAATATTGAAAGGAAAATGGCTCAAATTAATGACAATAGTTATTATGTCTACAATATTAGTTTGGGTAGTAACAGCTTATGTAGTAAATTTTTTAAGGAAGGTGCTTACGCGTGAATAG
- a CDS encoding LrgB family protein: MNSIVTSPVFGVLISLVAYLIGEFLKKKTKLSIFNPLLISIIILICFLMKFNIKYTDYNKGGQLISFFLSPATVALALPFYKKFSLFKKNALPIIIGILCGAISGIIYIILFSKLFNFSDALTESLLPKSITTPIGMELSKQLGGIPSITVVAIIITGILGTIVGPFLYKILKFKDKVAIGIAMGACSHAIGTAKAMELGETEGAMSSLTMALSGIITVFLAPLIWHLFLILTK, translated from the coding sequence GTGAATAGTATAGTTACTTCTCCTGTATTTGGAGTCCTAATCTCTTTAGTTGCTTATTTAATTGGAGAATTTTTAAAGAAAAAAACAAAGCTTTCAATTTTCAATCCACTTTTAATATCTATTATTATATTGATATGTTTTCTAATGAAATTTAATATAAAATATACTGATTACAACAAAGGTGGACAACTAATTTCCTTTTTTCTATCACCAGCAACTGTAGCACTTGCGCTGCCATTTTATAAAAAGTTTTCATTATTTAAAAAGAATGCTCTTCCTATAATTATTGGAATTTTATGTGGAGCTATATCCGGAATTATTTATATAATTTTATTTTCGAAATTATTTAATTTCTCAGATGCCTTAACAGAATCTTTACTTCCAAAATCAATAACAACACCTATAGGTATGGAACTATCTAAACAACTTGGTGGTATTCCTTCAATTACAGTTGTTGCTATAATAATAACTGGAATTCTCGGAACTATAGTAGGTCCATTTTTATATAAAATATTAAAATTTAAGGATAAGGTAGCTATTGGTATTGCTATGGGTGCCTGTTCTCATGCTATAGGTACGGCAAAGGCTATGGAACTAGGTGAAACTGAGGGTGCTATGAGCAGTTTAACTATGGCCCTTTCTGGAATCATTACTGTATTTTTAGCTCCTCTTATATGGCATTTGTTTTTAATTCTTACTAAATAG